Within the Setaria viridis chromosome 3, Setaria_viridis_v4.0, whole genome shotgun sequence genome, the region AGTAAGCGTATACTAGCACTAGCTAGTAAGCCATGGCGCCGACCGTGATGGCCTCCTCGGCCACCTCCGTGGCTCCATTCCAGGGGCTCAAGTCCACCGCCGGACTCCCCGTCAGCCGCCGCATCAGTAGCACCGGCTTCGTCAGCAACGGCGGAAGGATCAGGTGCATGCAGGTAATATAATCGATCGATCTAGACACTGGAATTCTTGCTGTTACGTTGTTCATATAAATAATACAACTCAATAGGAAGTTTAGGAACTGATATGAGAGTGTCGTTGCTCAGGTGTGGCCGGCGGAGGGCAACAAGAAGTTCGAGACCCTCTCCTACCTGCCACCTCTCTCAACCGACCAGCTCCTGAAGCAGGTCGAGTACCTGATCCGGAACAACTGGATCCCCTGCCTCGAGTTCAGCAAGGTCGGGTTCGTCTTTCGTGAGAACAGCAGGTCTCCCTGTTACTACGACGGGCGCTACTGGACCATGTGGAAGCTGCCCATGTTCGGCTGCACCGAGGCCACCCAGGTGTACGCTGAGCTCGAGGAGTGCAAGAAGGCCTACCCTGACTGTTACATCCGTGTCATCGGCTTCGACAACCTCAGGCAGGTGCAATGCGTCCTGTTCATCGCCTACAAGCCCCCGGGCAGCGAGTAGACCGGCGCCGCCAAATAAAAAGCTTAAATACTGAGACTCTTCAGCTCCTGCATGGGCAACCATGAAGTGTCtgttcgtttttttttttgcttcgtgtcaccttgattttgttttttttttccttgcttgCTTCTGCTGTATCCATGGCATGCATGCGGATCTCTCCCCCCAACCGGAGAGTTATCTACATAGGACTAGCTACTATACAACTATCGATCGTTGGGTGAGGAACATGTGAATGCTAGCTCCGGCTATGATATGTAATATGGATACTAGAGCATACCCTGCCAATCCGCCGACAATACTAGATCATGGTTAATTACTGGTGTTTTTGTCTAATTTTTGTGTATCTTTGCTCAAACTTACGCTTCTACGTAAATCAAATGTCATGTATCAGATCAGTTGAGGAAATAAAGGCTTACAATACCTGTCCTTTTTATTACCCCCGGTCAGAGTTGCATACTTGCAACAAATGATTTGACAGTAATTATAATTTGATGGACTTATAAATTCTAGCTAGTTAAAGAGGATGAGGCCATTGAGTTCAAACACATACTTTGTGAATGAAATGGAAAATGTATGTATAATTCAAATAAGAACAATGAAGTCATTGATACGACAAGTGCAAAGGCAGTGTGTTTTATATTTTAGATCATGCATAGAGGTAAGAATCATACAACCACGCTCTTGTGTCTCCACTCCATGAGAGAAGTCCTAGTATCTATCGGAGTGAAGAGTGAACTGTGTGAACAAGTTTCTTAATTTTGAACAGAATCAATATAGTAGTAAATTGATATAGAATAATGCCAAGTCAGCAACTCAGCTTGCCACCACATATTCATAGATCGATAGCACCAAAAGGCAGATGACGATGACCCTAAAAGGATGTGAGACGAAATAGGCCACGTGCGTCACTGCTTTTGATTGGGCTCGTAGTAGTCAATCTAGGCATTCCCATACCATCCGACCTTGGATATTTTTAGGGCATTTAGTTACTCAAGGTAACGAATTACATTTAATGGTAAATCGATCGCTACGGGAGGAAGGAACTTTCGTCCACTccgttagtaccggttggaattaGCACCAGTAGAAAACACACCTTCCATGCGCTTACTTTTATCtcagtttaaagttggcccaggaCAAAAAGGGGCGTACCACGGTAAGTTGAAATGGGGTGGAGTTTTAGTCACGGTTGgcatttgcaaccgggactaaagtccccctttagtcccagttgtaacggctagttacCAGCCACCAACGGcgctccccttttgtcccggttggagcttccaaccgggacaaaagcacaccccttttgtcctggttggagttaccaaccgggacaaaaggtttactcccggttggtaactccaaccgggataaaacggggagctgtttgtcccggttggtgtttccaaccgggagtaaactcccaaccaggataaaaggggtttgtttttgtcccggttggaattttcaaccgggacaaaaactCCTCCCCTATAAAATCGTAAGACAGaggcctcttcttcctccttcagcccgggccactccactccacaagaCAGAGAGCTTCATCCTCCTTTCCATGgcaccgaagcaagcctaggggaggtgctgcccaaatttttttccttatttccgtggggattttactcatccaaagtgttgtgaaggttagctacttcattctcctttcatttattgttattatgctttagagagggagaaaaatgagttggtTAGAATGAGGAAGAATGGAGAGGATGTGTGTATGCaagcagtgctaaggtatgaatttttgtacatatagatggcttctgctgctggaggtagtggcaatggtgggggcgatcatcGTTCCTCTCGTGGCAAGGGGAAAAGCATAGTTGGCCCGTGTGATAAGCCAGAGAAAATGAGCatgtgggagaaagcaatgcttcgttatttgcaaatatgtcatgaagatgctattgcggtgggtcaggaacctccttttggtggtcgttatgctctaccaccagtcccgggtgtttcacgtccacttagtactaccgttgcaggaggcacaaataa harbors:
- the LOC117850448 gene encoding ribulose bisphosphate carboxylase small subunit, chloroplastic — its product is MAPTVMASSATSVAPFQGLKSTAGLPVSRRISSTGFVSNGGRIRCMQVWPAEGNKKFETLSYLPPLSTDQLLKQVEYLIRNNWIPCLEFSKVGFVFRENSRSPCYYDGRYWTMWKLPMFGCTEATQVYAELEECKKAYPDCYIRVIGFDNLRQVQCVLFIAYKPPGSE